ttttgactcacacttccCAACTTTCTCCCCTCAAGGTGAGTTTCTTGTTTTTCCATATGGTATATTTTCCCTCAGATGTATGGTGACCCCTTTTTGTTATGATTATGCGGTCAGTTACTGCAAACCATCGACTCTGATACCATTGAACTTTTGAAGATACgagatataagatatatgaaagatatatgtgatatgttataccaagaaatatttttttgtatcttATTGATATACCCTATATATAGagcaatataacataattttaagtataaaatatttacaatacctcaatcttaatataaaatattaaataatttctaaaaataaaatatttcctagaaattaatttaaataaaaaaatattaagtaatatattaaaaaaatcatatttattttttaatattctttaatCTTTTGTGACCTACAATAtgaatttaattcatatatgaATTGTAAAAGATAAGGCAGAGAGAATAACACCAATATTACACTTGTTCACCTCATAAAAAGAGTTGcatatataattgtttaatcACTCCTATCAAGCTAATccactaatttcaaatttttactaGTAATCTACAAGAATAACAAGTAATACAACACATATCACAATATCTTTAACCCTATAAGATATTTTACAAACTCTTGTCAAACCTTATCACAAGAAAACCCTTTTGATAGCTCCAATCAAGAACAATATAActcaacaaagaaaaaatttatcaaacaaaATCATCTAAACAAGTTTCAACTCAAactaagaagaaaagaaagaatgatgGTCTTAAATGTAAGTTGGTTAATTTATGATCTGGATTGCATGATTCTTGCAGAAAAGCTCTAAGAATGTTTTTCAAAACGCAAAGCTCTCACTTAGTATTTTGAAAGGTCTCATCGTTAAACTTTgagttaattatattataaaaaaggtaaaaaaaaaaaaacataatgtgTGGTGGACGAGATTAATGAAAGAATATCTAGATTGTTATATAGATTAAAATGATGTTTCTGATAATTATTAGGTACCgaaaacaatgaaatgaaagcaAATTCAATTATTAGTGGAAATCCTAACTATACTATCAAAGATTCTAACGAAGTTGGTATGAGAAAACAATAAGcaatgaaaaaagaagagagaaatgaTAATTTGgacaaattaaaaagttatctCCAAAGCATAAGTTTCTAGCCTATCTAACTTTTTCTAACTTTTCTCTTACGAATTCAAGCGAGCCTTgcactactactactactaacTAGACAAATAGTTTGGCTTTGACATTGAAATATTGTGTTTCACAATTAAGAATTCACACAATAAtaggaaaataagaaaaataagaaaagtgtATCCACATCCATGGCTCGTTAGATCTTTTAGGAAAGCTAGTATTCGAGAATATGAGAACATAATCACGAGTTAAAAGTTtcgtttttaaattataaaacctTTTCATATtaccaaatcaatattttatagttttattcaGATTAGTTTTGtgctttttattattattaaataattaaatattacgaaataattgtcaaataaaaataaaaaacaattttttatatcattattgttatagtattttaactttcttttatattcataaataaattatataatattatagttaaaaattatacGATAAATTTATTGTAATGTTTTGGTAAGTATATACGGTGAATAAGATACATTTATTCATACttgtttcttaattattaattaattttaaatctatagtatcatacataaatattataagCCTTTTGatcaacttttaaattttaattcaaatccAGACCAAACAGTTTAGTTGAcaaaaaaaaacagataaaaatctaaaattaaattcattttaatcaattttaatatttttatacatatttattttataaattgggaatgatttttatatattttaagttaatttatgTTCTATATACCgaacaatataaaaaagttaaagttGAGAACAATTTAAATCCCTCAACTTTCTGGAACGTATTTTAAGGATAAAGAAGACGACAAGGTTAATAGGAGCTTTTCATACTTTTCTTTCCGTATTTTATGAACTCTTTAATTTTTTAGCTTTCCATCGCGTATcaagtgtttgatgaaaaacCTGAGCGAGAGAACTGTGCATTGGCAAAGTATTATTCAAGGACTTTCCTTGTACCCACAAAACTACCTCAAAAGAGAGGTACATGGTTGCTTTCTCTTTGTATTTTGCTACCCGTTGGTTCAATTTCTATGTGCATACAAAATAGAACAAAGAATAGAGGGAACAACCAGAGAGGTAGGTACATGTATCGAATCTGAACAAAGAATAAAgggaaaacaaaagaaacaaatgcACATGTTTTCATCATGAGTGTGAATGAGAAGAATATGAATCTAGATAAGTTGATGTTGAAATGGGAGGTGATGGGAAACAGGTACACCTTGGATCATGAATAACCTTCTTGTTACTGATATGAAGCTTGGAACAGAAGGCACAGTACCGCCCTCGAAACCTTTGATGGACCAAGTTATTTTGCATCTCCCTGTAATCACAATCCTCTTCCATGTCTGAGTTATTTTCCTTAGTATCTTTCTCtgcttcttcttcatcatcattatcTTCATCGTCATGAATGGGAATCCAAGTCCAACCAAACAATGGAAGAACGACGATGAGAGCTTTATCAATTTTACGGTTGCTCCATTTTTTCGTTCTCTCCAAAAACAATGAGGGAGCCACAACAATTCCTGCTCCTACCCCAAAACCCACTCCAATTAATACATAAATCCAGTCAAATTTATCTGCATAATCTCTATGTACATCAGGTGCTTCTTCTTTTCCATTGCTTGTATCAGAGCAAATTTTAGTCAAAGGAGGTCCACACAATTCTACATTACCAACAAAGGAAGATGCATCAAATGATTGAAGTTGGGTACCTACAGGGATTTTCCCTTCCAGAAAGTTATGGGAAAGGTCTAGGTATGAGAGGAAACTTAAATTTGCAATACTTGAGGGAATTTCTCCTCCAAGATTGTTGCTTGACAGGTCCAATGATTCAAGTGAAATTAAATTCCCTAATGAAGGGATTTGGCCTGTTAAACCATTATGTGACAAATTGAGAGCATAAAGTCCGGTAAAATCTATAAGCTCTTCTGGTACTGTTCCATTAAAATTGTTGGACGAGAAGTCAACGGCTGTAATAAGATTTAGGACTTTAACAAACTCCAACTGCAAACCTTTGATTGTAAGTGTCACAGAGTCCTGATAATATATACCACCAAATGTAAGGACCGCAGATGTTATGTGATTTAATTTTGAGGCATCATGATATTCGTCAAGCTTCATTGCCTTCCATGTTTTGAAACATTTTCCTGGAAGTAAACCACTAAATTTGTTGAAGGCCACATCAAAAATTTGAAGCATTGGCCAACTACTGTTAGTATCAGGACATTGAATGTGACCATGAAATTTGTTTCCCCTCAAAACCAGGACACGGAATGTGGATATTGAATTTAAGAAGTATGGAAATCCATCATCGACCTCATTGTTTCCAAGATCCAACACCTCTAATGATGAGCAATTTTCGAGGGATTTGGGAATTGGACCCTTCAATAGATTACTATTGAGATCCAGAGTCCTCAGAGCACAAGATACTGGAAATTTATCTGGAATGCTGCCATTAAACTTGTTATGTTGCAGATTTAAGACTGCAATTGAGCCACTCTGTGTTAGGCACTCTGGAATCATCCCATTGAAATGATTATAGGAAACATCCAGAACCAGCAGCTGTGAACTATTGCACAAAAATTGAGGAATACTGccagataaattatttttggatagaGACAGAAAAATTATGGAAGACAGACGAGTAGCAGCATCTGTAGGAATAGTGAAACTGAAATTATTACTTGAATAGTCCAAATAAGTGGCATGCACTGGGAATATTTGAAGCTTCCCTTGGAGTTGGTTATCATGAAGGTCAAGGACGCTCAGATGGGAACTAGTGTTCTGCACAGATCCTTCTAAACTGCTGAGAAAATTGTGAGAAAGATTTAATTGAACAAGGGAGTTAAGTTGCCAGATCCATGCTGGTATAGATCCTCGAATATGGTTACTTGAGAGGTCTAAAGTGGTTATTCTGGAATGGTTTTTCAAGAAACTAGGGAACTCTGTCAGGTAGCAGGAAGCCAAACCTAAACTGCTCATATTGTGGAAGGAAGATATAAGTCCTACATTTGTAAGATTTGTGTCTACTGACAAGTTGTTGTGTGAAAGAGCAAGTGTAGTTAGATTTGAAAGTTTCTGAAGCACATCTAGCTTTATTCTGCCATTTAACTTGTTGAATGACAGTTCAAGGACTTTAAGAGACGTGAGATTAAAAATAGATGGAGGAATGGGGCCTTCTAAATTATTACTTCTTAAATCAAGAGTCTCTAACATGGAAGAGGAGATATTTGAAAAGTCATCAAGCTGCCCGCGGAAATGGTTGTTGGAGAGATAAATACTTTGTACCAATGGAAGTGCAAAAATAGAAGAAGGAATGTTTCCATCAAGTAAGTTGTCCTGAAAATCAATTTGGACCTGCTTTCTTAGGCCTTCCAAGTGAACATAAGTGATTGAACCTGTGAAATAATTGTGTGAGAAGTCTAAATGCTTGAGGTTCCTGGACATATTCAAAGACGGAATTGGACCAGTGAAATTATTAAACGAAAAAAGCAGAGAAGTAAGTTCCTTGAGTCCTGACATTGATCGGGGTAGTGTTCCGCTAAAATTGCAATTAGAAAGATCTAAGACGGATAACTGCCTAAGATTACCAATAGAAGCTGGCAATGCTCCTGAGAACCTTGTGTGACTCACAATTAATTTCTGAAGGGAACCATTCGGAGGTAATTCAGGCAAAGATCCATTAAGATCATAGTTGAATGACAAGTCTATGTCAGACAACGTTGCTACCTGAAAGATCTTCTCTGGAAATATTCCTGTCAATTCACAGGAACTAAGGTGAAGGGTTGTCAAATTTGGAAAATCAGCAAAGGTTTGTGGCACCGGGGATGATAAATTGTTTTGATCAAGACGAATAATTGATAAGTTTTGAAGTCTTGTCAGGGAAGGATCAAGAGGTCCTGAGAGATTGCAGTTTGACATGCTCAGCTCCTGCAGGGTAGGTAGCTGCAACAAAGCATTGATCCATTCTTTTCCCTCAGCTGATACACTAACACCATCCATATACAATTGTCTAATCATGGTGAAGTTTTGGACAAGCATATGTAGATTTAAGCTTTCAAGTTTCAGCGGTTGCTTATatagaaaggaaagagaagagaTATCAAGAGTAACCAACCTTGCGAGGGAAGAAATATCTATTGGAATCTGCCCGACAAAACCAGCATGAGACAAATTCAGATATGTTAAGTTCTTCAACTTGCTGAATCCAGATGGTATCTGAGAACTAAAGTTATTAACAGACAAATTCAGTATCCGGAGACTCTGCAGGTTGAAAAGAGTACTTGAATTGTCAAATCCACCATTGATTGATTCTCCATTCAGGTCAAGGCCAATAACATGTCCCTCCTGATCACAGGTTACACCTGTCCACTTACAGCAATTTGTGCTTGAATTCCAGAACACAAGTTTGTGAGATTTTTCTTGCTCGAATCTGAGGCTGTTCTTCAATTGTAGCAATGACTGTTGTTGATCTTCCACAATTTGACCAGAAACCACGGTGAAATAAACAGTGTGATGTATCCAGAAGTAGTAGCATAATATGATGAAAAGGAAAGGAACATGGGAAATTCTCATCGAAGTCTACTGAGAAAGATACAAAAATGAACTAAAAACAAAGGCTGAAGAAGGAAACCGGCTAATGATAGCTAATGGACCCTTTGTTTTCCAGGTATTATCTTCCAATGCGATTTGCGAGAAATGTCATCAAAAGTGTTCTTAAATGTTACTTTCTAAGTTAGCACAGTCATACAACGTATATGCAAGACTATTGGATCCAGATAAGATATTAACTaggtttaattataattttaagacaattttaatttgcaatttttggtttttaatttgatttttccacaatttttattatgtaatgtTGATTAATTCATTGTCGTAACATTAAATGTTTGAGAAAAATACACAACcgtcaatttgaatatattaatgtaatagtgcatcaaaataacaaatgacCAAAAACCAGAGAATATATAAGTAGAATTAAACCTTATATTAGTGCTTGATGATGTTCCAACGAACGGTGAGAGGAAAAGTTGAGTGAGAGAGTGTAAGATGGGTGAAGCTAGAGTCAAAGTAAACCGCGTCTTCCTCAGCTCAGGTaccacttttcttttcttttcttttctctctttgttcCTCATTTTCATGGAATTAATTATCCAAccagaaaacaaagaaaaacaacgTTGCCATTATTGCATTCACTTTCCAAGACATTTCTTGTCTCACGACTTTCTTGGCAGCTTAGCATGTAAAATGGAGCTTCAATTATTGGCAAGTTTGTGTTTGTATGAAGAGATAGCATAAAATCATTTTAGAATTTTCCTACATGTCTGATCTTAATAAAATTCCGTTGATTTTAATGAACATGGGGTTGGATTAGATGGAATTACAATACTCTCTAGTTTATTCCAATCACGAGAAACATGGCCCAGTTTTTCACGTCTATATTACgttgttgaattttatttttcgtgATATGTGGAAAATAATAGATCACATTTTGTCATCTACGAATTTTATCAGTTTTGTTAATTGGAGAATTGAGCATCTGAACTTTTAAAGCTCAGATTCTTCTTGACGTAGTTCATGGGTAAGAATGTTGGTTAGTGATTGCAAATGAATTGATATAGTTTAAAGCTTTATAATACTTAaacttttctaaatttttatattgaaattaaagTTCGATCATTATGCATTTATTTCATAATACTATGTTAGtttaaaatgcttttttttttttatcttgccattttttaatttatgttctAAACTACTATCTTGAAAGTTAGGGAAAATAATTAGACTAATGTTTATAAAGTATTATTCAAATTTGACttcatttttatgaa
This region of Vigna unguiculata cultivar IT97K-499-35 chromosome 5, ASM411807v1, whole genome shotgun sequence genomic DNA includes:
- the LOC114183261 gene encoding receptor like protein 22-like, translating into MRISHVPFLFIILCYYFWIHHTVYFTVVSGQIVEDQQQSLLQLKNSLRFEQEKSHKLVFWNSSTNCCKWTGVTCDQEGHVIGLDLNGESINGGFDNSSTLFNLQSLRILNLSVNNFSSQIPSGFSKLKNLTYLNLSHAGFVGQIPIDISSLARLVTLDISSLSFLYKQPLKLESLNLHMLVQNFTMIRQLYMDGVSVSAEGKEWINALLQLPTLQELSMSNCNLSGPLDPSLTRLQNLSIIRLDQNNLSSPVPQTFADFPNLTTLHLSSCELTGIFPEKIFQVATLSDIDLSFNYDLNGSLPELPPNGSLQKLIVSHTRFSGALPASIGNLRQLSVLDLSNCNFSGTLPRSMSGLKELTSLLFSFNNFTGPIPSLNMSRNLKHLDFSHNYFTGSITYVHLEGLRKQVQIDFQDNLLDGNIPSSIFALPLVQSIYLSNNHFRGQLDDFSNISSSMLETLDLRSNNLEGPIPPSIFNLTSLKVLELSFNKLNGRIKLDVLQKLSNLTTLALSHNNLSVDTNLTNVGLISSFHNMSSLGLASCYLTEFPSFLKNHSRITTLDLSSNHIRGSIPAWIWQLNSLVQLNLSHNFLSSLEGSVQNTSSHLSVLDLHDNQLQGKLQIFPVHATYLDYSSNNFSFTIPTDAATRLSSIIFLSLSKNNLSGSIPQFLCNSSQLLVLDVSYNHFNGMIPECLTQSGSIAVLNLQHNKFNGSIPDKFPVSCALRTLDLNSNLLKGPIPKSLENCSSLEVLDLGNNEVDDGFPYFLNSISTFRVLVLRGNKFHGHIQCPDTNSSWPMLQIFDVAFNKFSGLLPGKCFKTWKAMKLDEYHDASKLNHITSAVLTFGGIYYQDSVTLTIKGLQLEFVKVLNLITAVDFSSNNFNGTVPEELIDFTGLYALNLSHNGLTGQIPSLGNLISLESLDLSSNNLGGEIPSSIANLSFLSYLDLSHNFLEGKIPVGTQLQSFDASSFVGNVELCGPPLTKICSDTSNGKEEAPDVHRDYADKFDWIYVLIGVGFGVGAGIVVAPSLFLERTKKWSNRKIDKALIVVLPLFGWTWIPIHDDEDNDDEEEAEKDTKENNSDMEEDCDYREMQNNLVHQRFRGRYCAFCSKLHISNKKVIHDPRCTCFPSPPISTSTYLDSYSSHSHS